In Lacibacter sp. H375, one DNA window encodes the following:
- a CDS encoding O-methyltransferase, which yields MELINPKAELYAAQFSSAEDTLLKLISAETEKSHAQPHMMSGHLQGQFLEIISKLVQPKRILEIGTMIGYSTICLAKGLAAGGVLHTIEMREQDAALAKNNFIRAGLNDRIQLHVGNALDIIPQLQEEWDLVFIDADKPGYEKYYQLLKPRLRSGALILADNVLFHGDVLDEEIKGKNGKAIHAFNEMVSADDEVEKVMLTLRDGLFLIRKK from the coding sequence TTGGAGTTGATCAACCCGAAGGCCGAACTATATGCAGCACAGTTTTCTTCAGCAGAAGATACACTGTTGAAATTGATCTCAGCCGAAACGGAAAAATCACACGCACAGCCCCACATGATGAGTGGGCATCTCCAGGGACAGTTCCTTGAAATCATCAGCAAACTTGTTCAGCCAAAACGTATTTTAGAGATCGGTACCATGATCGGTTACAGCACAATTTGTCTTGCAAAAGGACTTGCTGCCGGCGGAGTGCTACACACGATCGAGATGCGGGAACAGGATGCAGCCCTGGCCAAAAATAATTTTATCAGGGCAGGATTGAACGATCGTATTCAATTGCATGTGGGTAATGCACTCGATATCATTCCTCAACTGCAGGAAGAGTGGGATCTTGTATTTATTGATGCCGATAAACCCGGCTATGAAAAATACTATCAGCTGCTAAAACCACGTTTAAGGAGCGGCGCCCTCATTTTGGCCGATAATGTGCTCTTTCATGGCGATGTGCTGGACGAGGAGATCAAAGGAAAGAACGGGAAAGCCATTCATGCATTTAATGAAATGGTGAGTGCTGATGATGAGGTTGAAAAAGTAATGTTAACTCTGAGAGATGGATTGTTTCTCATTCGTAAAAAATAA
- a CDS encoding glucosaminidase domain-containing protein: MQRLVYLFIALLSVTALNAQTISIEEYVNTFKEIAIKEMIRTGVPASITLAQGIVETESGNSKLVKKSNNHFGIKCKETWTGPSVSHDDDAPGECFRKYENAEQSYVDHSDFLRTRKHYNFLFGLDPADYKAWAHGLKKAGYATNPAYPNMLIKYIEKYNLNDYSLIALGRKKAGEPIYAKADQSTVKENVVNTVVQQPISAPQQASDDVKETIKRPVVNYPAGEFKINETKVVYATKGTSFLAIAKQHNVPLKWLFDFNDLKEAEVLERDQLIYLQRKRRIGANPFHVVAAGETLYDVAQAQGIRLDALMELNQIPSNKQPVPGQQLYLQSPAPTAPKLLTVVNTKEGSELIITK; this comes from the coding sequence ATGCAAAGACTGGTTTATTTATTCATTGCTCTTTTGTCTGTAACAGCGTTAAATGCGCAGACTATTTCCATTGAAGAGTATGTAAATACCTTCAAAGAAATTGCCATCAAGGAAATGATACGCACTGGTGTACCTGCTTCTATTACACTGGCACAAGGCATTGTGGAAACTGAAAGTGGAAACAGTAAACTGGTAAAAAAATCAAACAATCATTTTGGTATTAAGTGTAAAGAAACATGGACAGGTCCATCGGTAAGTCATGATGATGATGCGCCGGGTGAATGTTTCCGCAAGTATGAAAATGCAGAACAATCCTATGTTGATCATTCTGATTTTCTACGTACACGCAAGCACTATAATTTTCTCTTTGGTCTCGATCCTGCTGATTACAAAGCATGGGCACATGGTTTGAAAAAAGCCGGCTATGCTACTAATCCTGCTTACCCAAATATGCTCATTAAATACATTGAAAAATATAATCTTAATGATTATTCATTGATCGCTCTTGGCAGGAAAAAAGCTGGTGAACCGATTTATGCAAAGGCAGATCAATCGACAGTGAAAGAGAATGTTGTTAATACTGTTGTTCAACAACCTATTAGTGCTCCTCAGCAAGCATCTGATGATGTAAAAGAGACAATCAAAAGACCTGTTGTGAATTATCCGGCTGGAGAATTCAAGATCAATGAAACGAAAGTGGTTTATGCAACAAAAGGAACATCCTTTCTTGCAATCGCTAAACAACACAATGTGCCTTTGAAATGGTTATTTGATTTTAATGATCTGAAAGAAGCAGAGGTTCTTGAAAGAGATCAGCTTATTTATCTGCAACGTAAACGTCGTATAGGGGCTAATCCATTCCATGTGGTGGCAGCCGGCGAAACGTTATATGATGTTGCACAGGCACAGGGTATTCGTTTAGATGCATTGATGGAATTGAACCAAATCCCTTCTAACAAACAGCCGGTGCCCGGTCAGCAATTGTATTTGCAATCACCTGCACCAACAGCGCCAAAACTTCTTACAGTTGTAAATACGAAGGAAGGATCGGAACTCATCATTACTAAATAA
- the hpt gene encoding hypoxanthine phosphoribosyltransferase: MSTIKVHDKYFTPYMTEATVLARIAEIGKDIDRDYTGKKPLFIAILNGSFMFASDLFKCVTIDAEICFIKLASYKGTKSTGQVITAIGLDTDIVDRHVIIVEDIIDTGKTMNEFLPQLHNQQPASLKIAALLHKPEATKYPITIDYLGFSVPNKFLLGYGLDYDGLGRNLKEIYQLTENPS; encoded by the coding sequence ATGTCAACCATCAAAGTCCACGATAAATATTTTACTCCTTACATGACAGAGGCAACAGTGCTTGCCCGTATTGCTGAAATAGGAAAGGACATTGATCGTGATTATACAGGTAAGAAGCCGCTTTTTATTGCTATTCTGAATGGCTCATTCATGTTTGCTTCCGATCTTTTTAAATGTGTGACTATTGATGCAGAGATCTGTTTCATCAAACTTGCTTCGTACAAAGGAACAAAGTCTACGGGACAGGTGATCACAGCAATTGGTCTTGATACTGATATTGTCGATCGTCATGTGATCATCGTGGAAGACATTATTGATACCGGCAAAACCATGAATGAGTTTTTGCCTCAGTTGCATAATCAGCAACCTGCTTCATTAAAAATTGCGGCTTTGTTGCATAAACCCGAAGCAACAAAGTATCCTATCACCATTGATTATTTGGGCTTTTCAGTTCCCAATAAATTCTTGCTTGGTTACGGTTTGGATTATGACGGCCTTGGCCGTAACTTGAAAGAGATATACCAGCTGACCGAAAACCCCTCCTGA